A section of the Bacillus sp. HSf4 genome encodes:
- a CDS encoding isoprenyl transferase — translation MLNILKNWKNQHSAASNMESYTKENILKGEIPEHIAIIMDGNGRWAKKRAMPRIAGHHEGMKVVRETTKLANELGVKALTLYAFSTENWKRPKLEVDFLMKLPEEFLGTYLPELVEENVRVRITGDKEGLPPHTIRAVERAIRDTENNDGLILNFALNYGGRAEIANAAKKIAEEAKKGALNTEEIDEKLFSEYLMTEALQDPDLLIRTSGEIRLSNFMLWQLAYSEFLFTDVLWPDFKEAHFLQAIGEYQRRGRRFGGI, via the coding sequence ATGCTCAATATACTCAAAAATTGGAAGAATCAGCATTCAGCGGCTTCCAACATGGAAAGTTACACAAAAGAAAATATTTTAAAGGGAGAAATTCCAGAACATATTGCCATCATAATGGACGGAAATGGCCGATGGGCAAAAAAACGCGCGATGCCCCGCATCGCTGGGCATCATGAAGGCATGAAGGTGGTCAGAGAGACAACGAAGCTTGCAAATGAGCTCGGTGTCAAAGCGTTGACTTTGTATGCTTTTTCCACGGAAAATTGGAAGCGTCCGAAGCTTGAGGTTGATTTTCTGATGAAACTGCCTGAAGAGTTTCTGGGCACGTATCTGCCGGAGCTGGTCGAGGAGAATGTTCGAGTGCGCATTACCGGTGATAAGGAAGGTCTGCCTCCGCATACGATTCGCGCGGTTGAACGAGCAATTCGCGACACGGAAAACAATGACGGACTTATACTTAATTTTGCATTGAATTACGGAGGCCGGGCAGAGATTGCGAATGCTGCAAAGAAAATCGCCGAAGAAGCAAAAAAAGGCGCATTGAATACGGAGGAGATTGATGAAAAGCTCTTTTCTGAATATTTGATGACAGAAGCTTTGCAAGATCCGGATTTGCTGATTCGAACAAGCGGCGAGATCAGACTGAGCAATTTTATGCTTTGGCAGCTTGCCTACAGTGAATTTTTATTCACTGATGTATTATGGCCTGATTTTAAAGAGGCTCACTTCCTGCAGGCTATCGGAGAATATCAGCGTCGCGGGAGAAGGTTTGGCGGAATTTAG
- the rseP gene encoding RIP metalloprotease RseP produces MFVNTVIAFIIIFGTLVFFHELGHLILAQRAGILCREFAIGFGPKIFSFKKNETVYTIRLLPIGGFVRMAGEDPEMIEVKPGYTVGLLFDKENKVEKIIMNQKEKYPDALVIEVEQADLEHEMRITGFEYGNEDHLSSFSVSETSFFIVDGEEVQIAPYNRQFHSKTVWQRIKAIAAGPIMNFILAYVILVALGLIQGVPSDEPVLGKLIDNGRAVEAGLHEGDRIMTINDEKMKSWTDIVNTVRENPEKELKIVLTRDNVKLTKYVTPEAVKSGDETIGRFGAYNPVEKGIFTSISYGATETVTVAQSIFTNLGKLVTGQFSIDMLAGPVGIYDMTDQVAKTGVINLLKLAAFLSINLGIVNLLPIPALDGGRLLFLFIEAIRGKPINREKEAFVVFIGVAFLMLLMLVVTWNDIQRLFL; encoded by the coding sequence ATGTTCGTGAATACTGTGATCGCGTTTATTATTATTTTTGGAACGCTCGTTTTTTTCCATGAGCTGGGGCATTTGATCCTTGCTCAAAGAGCCGGAATACTGTGCCGGGAATTTGCCATCGGGTTCGGTCCGAAAATCTTTTCATTCAAGAAAAATGAGACCGTTTATACCATCAGGCTGTTGCCGATCGGCGGCTTTGTCAGAATGGCAGGGGAAGACCCGGAGATGATCGAAGTGAAGCCGGGGTATACGGTTGGGCTTTTGTTTGACAAGGAAAACAAAGTCGAAAAGATCATTATGAACCAAAAAGAAAAATACCCTGATGCATTGGTCATCGAAGTCGAACAGGCTGATCTTGAGCATGAGATGAGAATCACGGGCTTCGAGTACGGCAATGAAGACCATCTCTCTTCTTTTTCAGTCAGTGAAACCTCCTTTTTCATCGTAGACGGTGAAGAAGTGCAGATTGCCCCGTACAACCGCCAGTTTCATTCAAAAACGGTTTGGCAGCGCATCAAAGCGATTGCGGCGGGTCCGATCATGAACTTTATTTTAGCTTATGTCATTCTCGTCGCGCTCGGACTGATTCAAGGTGTGCCGTCAGACGAGCCCGTGCTCGGCAAACTGATTGACAACGGGCGGGCAGTGGAAGCCGGGCTTCATGAAGGCGACCGCATTATGACCATCAACGATGAGAAGATGAAATCATGGACTGATATTGTGAACACGGTCAGAGAAAACCCGGAAAAGGAATTGAAGATCGTTCTCACGCGTGACAATGTCAAACTGACCAAATATGTGACGCCTGAGGCGGTGAAATCGGGAGATGAAACGATCGGCCGCTTCGGCGCCTACAATCCGGTGGAAAAAGGCATATTCACATCGATTTCATACGGTGCGACCGAAACGGTAACCGTTGCGCAAAGTATTTTTACCAACCTCGGCAAGCTTGTGACGGGACAATTTTCGATTGATATGCTGGCCGGTCCTGTCGGCATTTATGATATGACAGATCAAGTGGCGAAGACAGGCGTCATCAATCTGTTGAAGCTGGCTGCATTTTTGAGCATCAACCTCGGGATTGTCAACCTCTTGCCCATCCCTGCTTTGGACGGCGGGAGACTGTTGTTTCTGTTTATTGAAGCGATCCGCGGGAAGCCGATCAACCGCGAAAAAGAAGCGTTTGTCGTGTTTATCGGCGTCGCATTCCTGATGCTTTTGATGCTTGTCGTCACCTGGAACGACATCCAGCGCTTATTCTTATGA
- the pyrH gene encoding UMP kinase, which produces MEKPKYNRIVLKLSGEALAGEQGNGINPTVIQSIAKQVKEIAELDVEVAVVVGGGNLWRGKTGSDLGMDRATADYMGMLATVMNSLALQDSLETLGIQSRVQTSIEMRQVAEPYIRRKAIRHLEKKRVVIFAAGTGNPYFSTDTTAALRAAEIEADVILMAKNNVDGVYNADPRTDETAVKYEKLSYLDVLKDGLAVMDSTASSLCMDNDIPLIVFSIMEEGNIKRAVIGEPIGTIVRGK; this is translated from the coding sequence ATGGAAAAACCAAAGTATAATCGTATTGTATTAAAGCTTAGCGGAGAAGCGCTTGCTGGCGAACAGGGCAACGGCATCAACCCGACGGTGATCCAATCGATTGCCAAACAGGTGAAGGAAATTGCTGAGCTCGATGTTGAAGTGGCGGTCGTCGTCGGTGGCGGCAACCTGTGGCGCGGCAAGACAGGCAGCGATCTCGGAATGGACCGCGCGACAGCGGATTACATGGGAATGCTTGCAACCGTCATGAATTCGCTGGCGCTTCAGGACAGCCTGGAAACGCTCGGAATTCAATCGAGAGTTCAGACATCGATCGAAATGCGGCAGGTCGCTGAGCCATACATAAGAAGAAAAGCGATTCGCCATCTTGAAAAGAAGCGCGTCGTCATCTTCGCCGCCGGTACAGGCAATCCATATTTCTCAACGGACACGACAGCGGCGCTCAGAGCAGCCGAAATTGAGGCCGATGTCATTTTGATGGCCAAAAACAATGTCGACGGTGTCTACAACGCCGACCCGAGAACGGATGAAACGGCCGTAAAATATGAAAAATTGTCTTATCTGGACGTTTTAAAAGACGGCTTGGCCGTCATGGACTCAACCGCTTCTTCCCTATGCATGGATAACGACATCCCGCTGATCGTCTTTTCCATCATGGAAGAAGGAAACATTAAAAGAGCCGTTATCGGCGAACCAATCGGAACAATTGTAAGGGGGAAATAA
- the frr gene encoding ribosome recycling factor: MSNQVMNETKERMEKAVTAYQRELATVRAGRANPALLDKVTVEYYGAQTPLNQLASINVPEARMLVITPYDKTALGDIEKAIQKADLGVTPTNDGSIIRITIPPLTEERRKELVKLVKKYSEEAKVAVRNIRRDANDDLKKLEKNGEMTEDELRSSTEDVQKLTDEYVSKIDEITKDKEKEIMEV, translated from the coding sequence GTGTCAAATCAAGTGATGAATGAAACAAAAGAACGGATGGAAAAAGCGGTAACAGCATACCAGCGCGAGTTGGCCACCGTCCGTGCAGGACGTGCAAATCCGGCGCTCTTGGACAAAGTCACAGTCGAATACTACGGAGCGCAAACGCCTTTAAACCAGCTTGCGTCCATCAATGTTCCAGAAGCGCGCATGCTTGTCATCACACCATATGATAAAACGGCACTCGGAGACATCGAAAAAGCGATTCAGAAAGCCGATTTAGGCGTAACTCCGACAAACGACGGCAGCATTATCCGGATCACGATTCCTCCTTTAACAGAGGAGCGGAGAAAAGAGCTTGTCAAGCTTGTCAAGAAATACTCTGAAGAAGCGAAAGTCGCCGTCCGCAACATTCGCCGTGACGCAAATGACGACCTGAAAAAATTAGAGAAGAATGGTGAAATGACTGAAGATGAATTGCGCTCTTCAACTGAAGACGTGCAAAAGCTGACAGATGAATACGTGTCAAAAATCGATGAGATCACAAAAGATAAAGAGAAAGAAATCATGGAAGTTTAA
- a CDS encoding phosphatidate cytidylyltransferase produces MKQRILTGVIAAAIFLPLVIFGELPFTLLVYAMGIIALFELLRMKGMKLLSVPGVISLLLLGVLLYPGRLGGGVNLGISKGETVFLAVLLLLAYTVLSKNAFTFDEAGFIALAAVYIGFGFYYFIEIRNIGLSYVFFAIGVVWSTDSGAYFIGKAIGKRKLWPEISPNKTVEGFWGGILTAVVFSSIFQAVTGFPHAYLFVLLLTVLLSIVGQIGDLAESAFKRHYDVKDSGRILPGHGGMLDRFDSFLFVMPVLYFLLVLFQPFGL; encoded by the coding sequence ATGAAACAGAGAATATTGACGGGTGTCATAGCGGCAGCGATTTTTTTACCGCTTGTCATTTTCGGCGAGCTGCCGTTCACCTTATTGGTCTATGCAATGGGCATAATCGCTCTTTTTGAACTTTTGAGAATGAAAGGCATGAAGCTTTTAAGCGTCCCGGGCGTGATCAGCCTCTTGCTTTTGGGTGTCTTGCTGTATCCGGGCCGGCTGGGCGGAGGCGTTAACCTTGGCATTTCCAAGGGAGAAACCGTGTTTTTAGCCGTTCTGCTCCTGTTGGCATACACGGTGCTCAGCAAAAATGCATTCACTTTTGATGAGGCCGGATTTATCGCTTTAGCGGCTGTTTATATCGGATTTGGCTTTTATTATTTCATTGAAATCAGAAACATCGGCCTCAGCTATGTCTTTTTTGCGATCGGTGTCGTCTGGTCGACGGATTCCGGCGCTTATTTTATCGGAAAAGCGATCGGCAAGCGAAAGCTTTGGCCTGAAATCAGCCCCAACAAAACGGTCGAAGGGTTTTGGGGCGGTATTTTGACAGCGGTCGTCTTTTCTTCGATCTTTCAAGCAGTCACCGGCTTTCCACATGCGTATTTATTTGTGCTGCTGCTTACCGTGCTATTGTCGATCGTCGGACAGATCGGCGATTTGGCCGAATCGGCGTTTAAGCGGCATTACGATGTGAAAGATTCGGGACGGATCCTTCCCGGTCACGGGGGGATGCTGGACCGCTTTGACAGCTTTCTATTTGTCATGCCGGTTCTATACTTCTTGCTTGTTCTTTTTCAGCCGTTCGGGCTATGA
- the dxr gene encoding 1-deoxy-D-xylulose-5-phosphate reductoisomerase, whose protein sequence is MKNICLLGATGSIGEQTLEVIKAHGDRFRLTAMAFGKNAEKAAEIIQTFKPKYVAVGDEHTYETLKQYSFSHSFQTGIGEEALIEAAVHPDADIIVNALVGSIGLLPTLKAIEQRKTIALANKETLVTAGHIVKEHAKKYNVPLLPVDSEHSAIFQSLQGENPKHIKRLIVTASGGSFRDRTRKELEGVTVEEALNHPNWSMGAKITIDSATMMNKGLEVIEAHWLFDLPYDRIDVLLHKESIIHSMVEFHDRSVIAQLGTPDMRVPIQYALSYPERLPFEEAKSLELWEIGQLHFAQADFERFRCLRFAYESGKIGGTMPTVLNAANEEAVAAFLAGNITFLGIEDIIEKALERHQVISKPSLQEIREVDKEARRFVQTLLT, encoded by the coding sequence TTGAAGAACATATGTCTATTGGGAGCAACAGGCTCCATTGGAGAACAGACGCTTGAAGTGATCAAGGCCCATGGCGACCGGTTTCGGCTTACAGCTATGGCTTTCGGAAAAAATGCGGAAAAAGCGGCTGAAATCATTCAAACATTTAAACCGAAGTATGTAGCCGTCGGAGATGAGCATACATATGAAACATTAAAACAATATTCTTTTTCCCACTCGTTTCAAACGGGAATAGGGGAAGAAGCACTGATCGAGGCGGCGGTTCATCCTGATGCGGATATCATCGTCAACGCTCTCGTCGGAAGCATCGGCCTTCTTCCAACGCTGAAGGCGATTGAGCAGCGAAAAACAATTGCCCTGGCAAATAAGGAAACTCTTGTGACGGCCGGACATATAGTGAAAGAACACGCGAAAAAATACAATGTTCCACTACTGCCTGTCGATAGTGAACATTCTGCGATTTTTCAATCTCTCCAGGGTGAAAATCCGAAGCACATCAAACGGCTGATCGTGACCGCATCAGGCGGCAGCTTCAGGGACAGAACGAGAAAAGAGCTTGAAGGCGTGACGGTGGAGGAAGCCCTCAATCACCCGAATTGGTCGATGGGTGCAAAAATTACGATCGATTCGGCTACAATGATGAATAAAGGGCTTGAGGTCATTGAAGCGCACTGGCTTTTTGATCTGCCTTACGACCGGATCGATGTGCTGCTCCACAAAGAAAGCATCATCCATTCGATGGTCGAATTCCACGACAGAAGTGTCATCGCCCAGCTTGGCACACCTGATATGAGGGTGCCGATCCAATATGCGCTAAGCTATCCTGAGCGACTTCCGTTTGAAGAGGCGAAGTCCCTTGAGCTCTGGGAAATCGGCCAGCTGCATTTTGCCCAAGCCGATTTTGAACGGTTCCGCTGCCTGCGGTTCGCATATGAATCAGGAAAAATAGGCGGTACAATGCCGACTGTTTTAAATGCGGCCAATGAAGAAGCAGTCGCAGCGTTTTTGGCGGGCAACATAACGTTTCTTGGAATCGAAGACATCATCGAAAAAGCTTTGGAACGCCATCAGGTGATATCAAAGCCGAGCCTTCAGGAGATCCGTGAAGTGGACAAAGAGGCCAGAAGATTTGTCCAAACATTACTCACATAA
- the tsf gene encoding translation elongation factor Ts produces the protein MAISAQMVKELRQKTGAGMMDCKKALTETDGDMEKAIDLLREKGIAKAAKKADRVAAEGLTLVKTNGNTGVILEVNSETDFVAKNEGFKTLLNDLADHLLAEKPENLETAMSQKMANGSTVEEYITSAVAKIGEKITLRRFAVLTKGDDAAFGAYLHMGGKIGVLTVLNGTTDEETAKDIAMHVAAVNPRYINRDQVSEEEVSREREVLTQQALQEGKPENIVAKMVEGRLNKYFEEICLLDQSFVKNPDEKVKQVVAAKNATVETYVRYEVGEGIEKRQENFAEEVMNQVKK, from the coding sequence ATGGCAATTAGTGCACAAATGGTAAAAGAGCTTCGTCAAAAAACCGGTGCAGGCATGATGGACTGCAAGAAAGCGTTAACTGAAACTGACGGAGACATGGAAAAAGCAATCGACCTTCTCAGAGAAAAAGGTATTGCAAAAGCTGCGAAAAAAGCTGACCGCGTCGCTGCTGAAGGTCTGACTCTCGTGAAAACAAACGGCAACACAGGCGTGATTTTGGAAGTGAACTCAGAAACTGACTTCGTTGCGAAAAACGAAGGCTTCAAAACGCTTTTAAATGACCTGGCTGATCATCTTCTTGCCGAAAAGCCTGAAAACCTTGAAACTGCTATGAGCCAAAAAATGGCAAACGGTTCAACTGTTGAAGAATACATCACAAGCGCGGTTGCCAAAATCGGAGAAAAAATCACGCTTCGCCGCTTCGCTGTCTTGACAAAAGGCGATGACGCCGCATTCGGCGCATACTTGCACATGGGCGGAAAAATCGGCGTGTTGACCGTTCTAAACGGCACGACAGACGAAGAAACTGCGAAGGACATCGCAATGCACGTTGCGGCTGTAAACCCTCGCTACATTAACCGCGACCAGGTATCTGAAGAAGAAGTGAGCCGCGAGCGCGAAGTCTTGACTCAACAAGCTCTTCAAGAAGGAAAACCTGAAAACATCGTCGCTAAAATGGTTGAAGGCCGTTTGAACAAATACTTCGAAGAAATCTGCCTGCTTGACCAATCATTCGTTAAAAACCCGGATGAAAAAGTGAAGCAAGTCGTGGCTGCGAAAAACGCAACAGTTGAAACATATGTCCGCTATGAAGTTGGAGAAGGAATCGAAAAACGCCAAGAAAACTTTGCTGAAGAAGTTATGAACCAAGTGAAAAAATAA
- a CDS encoding proline--tRNA ligase — MRQSRTLIPTLREVPADADAKSHQLLLRAGFIRQNTSGVYSYMPLANKVIQKIQGIVREEMEKINAVEMLMPALQQAETWQESGRWYTYGPELMRLKDRHGREFALGATHEEVITSIVRDEVKSYKRLPLTLYQIQSKFRDEKRPRFGLLRGREFIMKDAYSFHSSAESLDETYKDMYQAYTNVFTRCGLNFRPVIADSGAMGGKDTHEFMALSDIGEDTIAYSDQSTYAANIEMAEVAEAGEAPTAGMKELQEVHTPSVKSIEDVAQFLDVSPQNCIKSILLKADGRFVLVLTRGDHEVNEIKVKNLLNAEIIELASAEEVTELVGTEPGFVGPVGLNAEIDIFADYAVKAMANAVAGANKTDYHYQNVNVSRDADNVTYADLRFIQEGDPSPDGKGTIRFAKGIEVGQVFKLGTRYSEAMDATYLDENGRAQPMLMGCYGIGISRTLSAIVEQHHDDKGLIWPLNVTPYDLHILALNMKNEAQVQLAEKLYVNLKDKGYDVLLDDRAERAGVKFADSDLIGLPIRVTVGKRADEGIVEVKIRKTGESFEVASDELSDFIEKQIKSLSSQA; from the coding sequence ATGAGACAGAGCAGGACTCTAATACCTACGCTCAGGGAAGTGCCGGCTGATGCTGATGCGAAAAGCCATCAGCTTCTTCTCAGAGCAGGATTTATCAGACAAAACACGAGCGGTGTATACAGCTATATGCCTCTTGCCAATAAAGTCATTCAAAAGATCCAGGGCATTGTCCGCGAAGAAATGGAAAAAATCAACGCCGTCGAAATGCTGATGCCGGCGCTGCAGCAAGCGGAAACATGGCAGGAATCAGGAAGATGGTATACGTACGGTCCTGAGCTGATGAGGCTGAAAGACCGCCACGGCCGTGAATTTGCCCTTGGTGCCACACATGAAGAAGTGATCACGAGCATCGTGCGGGACGAAGTCAAATCGTACAAACGGCTTCCTTTGACCCTTTACCAAATTCAATCCAAATTCCGCGATGAAAAGCGCCCGCGCTTCGGCTTGCTGAGAGGCCGCGAATTCATCATGAAGGATGCGTATTCGTTCCATTCCTCCGCAGAAAGCCTTGATGAAACATACAAAGACATGTACCAGGCTTATACGAATGTATTTACGCGCTGCGGCTTGAATTTCAGACCGGTCATCGCAGATTCAGGCGCGATGGGCGGAAAGGACACCCACGAATTTATGGCGCTGTCTGACATCGGCGAAGATACGATTGCCTACTCCGATCAGTCCACATACGCAGCGAATATCGAAATGGCTGAAGTGGCGGAAGCCGGTGAGGCGCCAACAGCAGGGATGAAAGAATTGCAGGAAGTCCATACCCCTTCCGTCAAATCGATAGAGGATGTGGCTCAATTCCTGGATGTATCTCCGCAAAACTGCATTAAATCGATTCTTCTCAAAGCGGACGGCCGCTTCGTGCTCGTTTTGACAAGAGGGGATCATGAAGTAAACGAGATTAAAGTGAAAAATCTGCTGAATGCGGAAATCATCGAACTTGCCAGCGCTGAAGAGGTGACAGAGCTCGTTGGCACTGAGCCTGGCTTTGTCGGTCCTGTCGGATTAAACGCCGAAATCGACATCTTCGCTGATTATGCCGTGAAGGCGATGGCAAATGCCGTAGCGGGAGCGAATAAAACCGATTACCATTATCAAAACGTCAATGTCAGCCGTGACGCAGACAATGTGACATACGCCGATCTCCGCTTTATTCAGGAAGGGGATCCGTCGCCTGACGGCAAAGGAACGATTCGTTTTGCCAAAGGGATCGAAGTCGGACAGGTGTTTAAGCTTGGCACCCGCTATTCTGAAGCGATGGATGCGACATACCTTGATGAAAACGGACGAGCCCAGCCGATGCTGATGGGCTGCTACGGAATCGGAATTTCCCGGACCCTTTCAGCCATTGTTGAACAGCACCATGATGACAAAGGCTTGATTTGGCCGTTGAATGTCACTCCGTATGATCTTCACATTCTCGCGCTCAACATGAAAAATGAAGCGCAAGTTCAGCTGGCCGAGAAACTGTATGTGAATCTAAAAGACAAAGGCTATGACGTTTTGCTTGACGACCGTGCGGAACGGGCCGGCGTGAAATTTGCGGACTCCGATTTGATCGGGCTGCCGATTCGCGTTACCGTCGGAAAAAGAGCCGATGAAGGAATCGTGGAAGTGAAAATTCGCAAAACCGGAGAATCCTTTGAAGTCGCTTCCGATGAGCTTTCAGACTTCATCGAAAAGCAAATCAAGAGCTTATCTTCTCAAGCGTAA